The genome window GCACCCGAAACGGGGAGCAGGAGACGTAGTCTAGCCCAATGCGATGACAGAACTTCACGCTATCGGGGTCACCGCCATGCTCTCCGCAGATACCCAACTTAATATCCGGCCGAACCCTCTTGGCCGATTCGGTGGCCATGCGCATCAGTTTGCCAACGCCCTCCTGATCGATCGTCTCGAAAGGATCGGTGGGCAGTATCTTCTGCTCCAAGTAGGGCACGAGGAACTTGCCCGCATCGTCACGGCTAAAGCCGAACGTCATCTGGGTAAGGTCGTTGGTACCAAAGCTGAAGAACTCGGCGTTGCCGTTTTGCGGGTCAGCCAGTTGATCGGCTACAAGCGCGGCACGTGGTATCTCAATCATGGTGCCGAACTTATAGTCTATGGCTACTCCTGTCTCCTCGATCACCTTTTTCGCCACACGTTCCAAGTTGGCGCGAACCGTTTTCAGCTCGTTGACATGGCCGACGAGCGGGATCATGATCTCGGGATACACGTCTATGCCGCGTTTTTTCACGGCCACAGCCGCTTGCAAAATCGCCCGCGTCTGCATCTCGACGATCCCAGGGAAGACGATGGAGAGTCGACAACCGCGCAAGCCCATCATTGGGTTGGCCTCGCGCATGCCTTCCACGGCTCGCAGCAGTTTCTCCTTCTCGGCAAGCTCCTGCGGGTTATCGCCGCGCACGCGCAGCTCGACTACCTGCGCTAAAAGCTCGTCATGCGAGGGCAGGAACTCGTGTAACGGCGGGTCAATGAGGCGAATGGTAACCGGTTTGCCGGCCATCACCTCAAAAATCTCCTCGAAATCCTTCTGTTGGATGGGCAGCAGGCGATCGAGTGCGTTTTGACGCACCGCCTCATCTTGCGCGAGAATCATCTCCTGAACGATAGGCAGGCGATCTTGCTCGAAGAACATATGTTCGGTACGGCAGAGACCGATGCCTTCCGCGCCCAACTCCACGGCTTGCCGTGCATCGCGCGGATTGTCGGCATTGGTCCGCACCCGCAGCTTGCGAATGCTATCGGCCCAACTCATAAGCTCGGCGAAGGCCCCGCTCACCTCCGGCGCGATCAGCGGCAAAGCGCCAAGATAGACCGCCCCCGTTGAGCCATCTAGGGTGATCACATCTCCCTCGTGTACGGTGGTTCCGTTGACGGTAAAGGTTTTGGCCTCCTCGTCAATCTTCAACCCCTCAGCGCCCACCACACAGGGGATGCCAAAACCGCGAGCGACGACCGCCGCATGGGAGGTTTTGCCGCCTCGCGCCGTCAATACCCCCTGCGACGCCAACATACCGTGCACGTCATCCGGGTTCGTTTCATCGCGCACCAAAATAACTTTTTCCCCCGCTCCTCCATGCACACCGAGTTTGGCTGCGGTATCGGCATCGAACACCACCTTCCCCACTGCCGCACCTGGAGAGGCGGGAATGCCGGTGATCAGAGGCTTCTTCCCCTCAAGAGCTTTGGGGTCTATGCGCGGATGCAGCAGCTGATCGAGGTGCGATCCGGTAACACGGGTTACGGCTTCCTCTTTCGTAATAAGTCCCTCATGCACCATATCCACGGCGATCTTCACCGCCGCTGGGCCGGTGCGCTTCCCGGAACGACACTGCAGCATGAAGAGGCGCCCATGCTCAATGGTGAACTCCAGGTCTTGCATGTCTCGATAGTGTCGCTCCAAGATATTGCATATCTCGACGAACTGCCGATACAGCTCCGGGTTTTGCGACTGCAGTTCCGAGATGGGCACAGGAGTGCGCACGCCAGCGACCACATCTTCGCCCTGGGCGTTCATGAGATACTCACCGAACATCACCTTTTCACCAGTGGAAGGATCGCGTGTAAAGGCGACACCTGTGCCCGAATCGTCGCCGGCGTTCCCAAACACCATAGCCTGTACGTTCACCGCGGTGCCGAGATTGTCGGGGATCTTTTCCGTACGCCGATAGACGATGGCGCGCTCGTTGTTCCAACTCTTAAACACAGCCTCGATGGCTAGCTCGAGCTGCTCATAAGGGTCGGTGGGGAAATCACGACCGGTTTTCTCACGAACATACTCCAAAAACTTTTCGGAGATGAGCTTCCAATCCTCTGCGCTCATCTCCAAATCGCTTTTGTAACCCTTTTGCTCCTTGTAGGCCTGCAAAATTTTGTTGTCGAAGTCGTGCTTGCTTAACCCCAACACCACGTCGGAAAACATCATGATAAATCGCCGATAGGCATCGTAGACAAACCGAGGGTTGTTGGTCTCTTCTATAAGAGCCTTTGCGGTGGTCTCGTTCAAGCCTAGATTAAGAATGGTATCCATCATGCCGGGCATAGAGAACTTAGCCCCAGATCGCACGGAGACCAACAGGGGCCGATAGCTTCCCCCAAACGTGCGCCCCATCTTCTCTTCCACAAACTTCATTGCGGCGCGCACGTCGTCCATAAGGCCGGCAGGAAGCTTTTGGCCGTTGGCATAGTATTCGTTGCAGACCTCAGTGGTAATGGTAAAACCAGGGGGAACCGGAAGGCCGATGTTGGTCATTTCGGCCAAGTTCGCGCCTTTACCGCCCAGAAGATCGCGCATCTTCGCATTACCTTCATGGAACAGATAGACGCGCTTCGTAGCAACTGCGGTCATAGATTTTAAATCTCCTTCTCCTCGTCGTGTCGAAACTCTCGGCTGCAAGGCCTTTGCAGCTTATGATCGCACGGATAACTTCATCTTTTTTCTAAGAGATTTTACCTCATCCGCTGTCTCGCAGAGTTTCGC of Chthonomonas calidirosea T49 contains these proteins:
- the ppdK gene encoding pyruvate, phosphate dikinase, which produces MTAVATKRVYLFHEGNAKMRDLLGGKGANLAEMTNIGLPVPPGFTITTEVCNEYYANGQKLPAGLMDDVRAAMKFVEEKMGRTFGGSYRPLLVSVRSGAKFSMPGMMDTILNLGLNETTAKALIEETNNPRFVYDAYRRFIMMFSDVVLGLSKHDFDNKILQAYKEQKGYKSDLEMSAEDWKLISEKFLEYVREKTGRDFPTDPYEQLELAIEAVFKSWNNERAIVYRRTEKIPDNLGTAVNVQAMVFGNAGDDSGTGVAFTRDPSTGEKVMFGEYLMNAQGEDVVAGVRTPVPISELQSQNPELYRQFVEICNILERHYRDMQDLEFTIEHGRLFMLQCRSGKRTGPAAVKIAVDMVHEGLITKEEAVTRVTGSHLDQLLHPRIDPKALEGKKPLITGIPASPGAAVGKVVFDADTAAKLGVHGGAGEKVILVRDETNPDDVHGMLASQGVLTARGGKTSHAAVVARGFGIPCVVGAEGLKIDEEAKTFTVNGTTVHEGDVITLDGSTGAVYLGALPLIAPEVSGAFAELMSWADSIRKLRVRTNADNPRDARQAVELGAEGIGLCRTEHMFFEQDRLPIVQEMILAQDEAVRQNALDRLLPIQQKDFEEIFEVMAGKPVTIRLIDPPLHEFLPSHDELLAQVVELRVRGDNPQELAEKEKLLRAVEGMREANPMMGLRGCRLSIVFPGIVEMQTRAILQAAVAVKKRGIDVYPEIMIPLVGHVNELKTVRANLERVAKKVIEETGVAIDYKFGTMIEIPRAALVADQLADPQNGNAEFFSFGTNDLTQMTFGFSRDDAGKFLVPYLEQKILPTDPFETIDQEGVGKLMRMATESAKRVRPDIKLGICGEHGGDPDSVKFCHRIGLDYVSCSPFRVPIARLAAAQAAIENAAEGDK